From Diospyros lotus cultivar Yz01 chromosome 4, ASM1463336v1, whole genome shotgun sequence, a single genomic window includes:
- the LOC127800310 gene encoding glyoxylase I 4-like, with translation MVIDGTTMMSYCSSEPLPLLSLNHVSLLVRSVWASVRFYEEVLGFCLVQRPSSFNFHGAWLFNYGIGIHLLEDDQSIDDEYHAAMATPRPINPKDNHISFECTDVELVKRRLEQMGVRYVTVVVEDGGAVVEQVFFHDPDGYMIEICNCNNFPILPVSSGSFKPPEFFWGSAGVRREDGEPEPWI, from the exons ATGGTGATAGATGGAACGACGATGATGAGTTACTGCAGTAGCGAGCCGCTGCCTCTTCTCTCGCTCAACCACGTCTCCCTTCTGGTGCGATCTGTGTGGGCTTCTGTGCGATTCTACGAAGAAGTTCTCGGCTTCTGCCTCGTCCAACGCCCATCTTCTTTCAATTTCCATGGCGCTTG GTTGTTTAATTATGGAATTGGGATACACTTGCTTGAAGATGACCAGTCCATTGATGACGAGTACCACGCCGCCATGGCCACACCTCGCCCCATCAATCCCAAGGATAACCACATTTCCTTTGAA TGCACAGATGTTGAGCTGGTGAAGAGGAGGCTGGAACAAATGGGGGTGAGGTACGTGACGGTGGTGGTGGAGGACGGCGGCGCGGTGGTGGAGCAGGTGTTCTTCCACGACCCAGATGGCTACATGATCGAGATCTGCAACTGCAATAACTTCCCAATCCTCCCTGTGTCTTCCGGCTCCTTCAAGCCTCCGGAGTTCTTTTGGGGCTCCGCCGGAGTCCGCCGTGAGGATGGAGAGCCTGAGCCCTGGATATGA